The stretch of DNA AACGGATATTTTTTAAGTGCTTCAGCAACAGCTTTGATAAAGAAAGCGAAGTAGGTTAAATTGTAACCTTCTTGAGCTTTAAACTGGTTTTTGTAATGTTGTCGCGTGCGTGTCAATTCTGTCGCATCGACTTCAACGGATAACCATGCATGTGGAATTTCATGCACACTTTGAACCATTTTATTTGCGATTTGACGACGTACACCATTAATTGGAATCATCGTGTCTCTTTGATTAGTTGAAATCGTCGGTTTTGAAGCCGATTGTGTTGTTTCCGATTTTTGTTGTGGCGATGTCTCCGTTTGCTGATTCGGTTGAGGACGCTTATTGGATGGTGTATGCCCTTGTTCAATCCAACGTTCAATATCTTTTTTTGTGACACGTCCTTCAAATCCTGTACCGGTTACTTCAGTTAAGTCAATTTGGTGTTCTGAGGCTAATTTAAATACAACAGGAGAATAACGCCCATTGTTTTTAGGTGTTGTTTGCCCTGTATGATGTGCTGTTTGTGTGTTGTCTTCTATTGTTTCGTTTTTATTGGATTCCGTCGCAGTTGACGTACTGATGTTACCACTTGAAGGTGTCGTTTCTGTTTCTCCATCGACATCAATTTCACATATCACTGTTCCTATCTCGATAGTTTCACCTTCAGCAATGAGGCGTTTAGTGATCGTACCTGTATAAGATGAAGGGACTTCGGCTGTGACTTTATCTGTAATCACTTCACAGATTGGGTCATATTCTTCTACATGATCCCCTTCTTTAACGAGCCATTGTTCAATTGTCCCTTCATGCACACTCTCTCCAAGTTTTGGCATTTTGATTTCCATTTGTGGACCTCCTTAAAAATGCGCCAATTCACGTATTTTATTTTTAATTTTGTCAGGGTTAATCATAAATTCGTCTTCTAAAGGGGGTGAGAACGGCATGGCAGGTACGTCAGGGCCAGCTAATCTCATAATGGGTGCATCTAAATCAAATAAGCAATTTTCAGCAATGATGGCTGCCACTTCTGACATGACACTCCCCTCTTTGTTGTCCTCGGTCACTAATAAACATTTCCCTGTTTTGCGGGCGCATTGAATAATCGTATCTTGATCAAGCGGGTATACTGTACGCAAATCAACCACTTCTACATCAATGCCCTCATCTTTTAATAAATCTGCTGCTTGTAAACAGTAATTGACAGCAAGTCCATATGAAAATACGGTTAGATCTTGGCCTTCACGTTTGACATCTGCTTGACCTAAAGGCACGGTATAATAACCTTCTGGTACGTTCTCTTTCAATAAGCGATACGCTTTTTTATGTTCGAAAAAGAGTACAGGATCATTTGAAGCAATGGAAGCAAGAAGTAAGCCCTTTGCATCATAAGGTGTAGATGGAATCACAACAGTGAGACCTGGTGTTGACGCAAATACACTTTCGATACTTTGGGAATGATAAAGCGCACCATGAATTCCACCACCAAAAGGTGCACGAATAGTTAACGGGACTTGCCAATCATTATTAGAGCGATAGCGCATTTTCGCTGCTTCACTCATAATTTGATTTGTAGCAGGTAAAATATATTCCGCAAATTGAATTTCTGCAATGGGACGTTTCCCCATCATCGCTGCGCCAATTGCGGAACCTACGATATTGGACTCCGCCAATGGTGTGTCTAAAACACGATATAGGCCATACTTTTCTTGCAGGCCAGCCGTAACACCAAATACGCCTCCTTTTTTGCCGACATCTTCACCAAGAATCATCGTATTTTGATCGGTTTCTAATGCGACATCAAGCGCTTGTTTAATCGCTTCAAGATAAGAGATTTTAGCCATGTTGAAGTCCTCCTTCTTCGTAAACATGCAAGTAAGTTTCGGACGGATCTGGATATGGTGATGCCTCCGCTTGTTTTGTTGCTTCATTAACAATTTGTTGATTCTCTTTTTCGATGGCATCAAACCAATCGGCATCAACCAATGATTCATCAATTAGATAATTTTTGAATTTTAAATTACAATCATTTTCTTTATCTATAAGTTTTTCTTCGTCAGTACGATAACGGTCGTCATCATCTGAGGAATGTGCAGTTAATCGTGTACATAATGCTTCGATAAGTGAAGCGCCCTCTCCATTAACTGCGCGTTCTCGTGCGGCTTTAATCGCACCGTATACAGCGATAGGATCATTGCCGTCGATTGTTTCGCCGTACATGCCATATCCGATTGCGCGATCAGAAAGCTTTTCTGCTCCGTATTGAAATTCTTTAGAAACAGAGATGGCATATTTATTATTTTCAATCAGGCAAATAAACGGTAAGTCATGAACGCCTGCAAAATTTAGCCCTTCGTGAAAATCACCTTGGTTGGAGCTCCCTTCTCCTAAAGTGACTAATGCAATATGTGGGCGTTGATCCATTTTAAAAGTTAATGAAGCGCCAACAGCATGGAGAATTTGAGTTGCAACAGAGGACCCTTGAGACATAATGCCAACTTCTTTTTTACTAAAATGAGACGGCATTTGTTTCCCTCCAGAATTGATATCATCTCGCTTACCGAAAGCGGATAACATTGTTTCCAATGGGGTCATACCTAGATATGTCACAAGTGCTAAATCACGATAATAAGGTGACGTAATATCTCCTTTTTGTAGTGCATAAGCTGTACCGATTTGAGTGGCTTCTTGCCCTTGACAACTAATAACGAAT from Staphylococcus lutrae encodes:
- a CDS encoding alpha-ketoacid dehydrogenase subunit beta, coding for MAKISYLEAIKQALDVALETDQNTMILGEDVGKKGGVFGVTAGLQEKYGLYRVLDTPLAESNIVGSAIGAAMMGKRPIAEIQFAEYILPATNQIMSEAAKMRYRSNNDWQVPLTIRAPFGGGIHGALYHSQSIESVFASTPGLTVVIPSTPYDAKGLLLASIASNDPVLFFEHKKAYRLLKENVPEGYYTVPLGQADVKREGQDLTVFSYGLAVNYCLQAADLLKDEGIDVEVVDLRTVYPLDQDTIIQCARKTGKCLLVTEDNKEGSVMSEVAAIIAENCLFDLDAPIMRLAGPDVPAMPFSPPLEDEFMINPDKIKNKIRELAHF
- a CDS encoding dihydrolipoamide acetyltransferase family protein; the encoded protein is MEIKMPKLGESVHEGTIEQWLVKEGDHVEEYDPICEVITDKVTAEVPSSYTGTITKRLIAEGETIEIGTVICEIDVDGETETTPSSGNISTSTATESNKNETIEDNTQTAHHTGQTTPKNNGRYSPVVFKLASEHQIDLTEVTGTGFEGRVTKKDIERWIEQGHTPSNKRPQPNQQTETSPQQKSETTQSASKPTISTNQRDTMIPINGVRRQIANKMVQSVHEIPHAWLSVEVDATELTRTRQHYKNQFKAQEGYNLTYFAFFIKAVAEALKKYPFLNSTWQENEIVIHSDINISIAVAHENKLFVPVIHHADEKSIKGIAREIHEYAQKARQNQLSYEDMQGGTFTVNNTGTFGSVSSMGIINHPQAAILQVESIVKRPVVIDDMIAIRDMVNLCLSIDHRILDGFLAGQFLNEVKQRIQSYTVDHTQIY
- a CDS encoding thiamine pyrophosphate-dependent dehydrogenase E1 component subunit alpha, which codes for MKAYQSVGLEIEDLKKMYRAMDLGRKLDERMWLLNRAGKIPFVISCQGQEATQIGTAYALQKGDITSPYYRDLALVTYLGMTPLETMLSAFGKRDDINSGGKQMPSHFSKKEVGIMSQGSSVATQILHAVGASLTFKMDQRPHIALVTLGEGSSNQGDFHEGLNFAGVHDLPFICLIENNKYAISVSKEFQYGAEKLSDRAIGYGMYGETIDGNDPIAVYGAIKAARERAVNGEGASLIEALCTRLTAHSSDDDDRYRTDEEKLIDKENDCNLKFKNYLIDESLVDADWFDAIEKENQQIVNEATKQAEASPYPDPSETYLHVYEEGGLQHG